From Corvus moneduloides isolate bCorMon1 chromosome 2, bCorMon1.pri, whole genome shotgun sequence, one genomic window encodes:
- the USF3 gene encoding basic helix-loop-helix domain-containing protein USF3 isoform X2, producing the protein MQLESALFSETMPEMTENETPTKKQHRKKNRETHNAVERHRKKKINAGINRIGELIPCSPALKQSKNMILDQAFKYITEMKRQNDELLLNGGSNEQAEEIKKLRKQLDELQKENGRYIELLKANDICLYDDPTIHWKGNLKNAKVSVVIPSDQVQKNIIVYSNGTQPNGNNQGASVQGITFNVGHNLQKQTANVVPVQRTCNLVTPVTIASIYPTENKPWTQPTVSPLVSAQTAPAGNVPELSTPESERGVPAAAPASSQSTPQPATEQELQCSSSNAPQNEQNPPKSKNDEEGTKSTKRTLPQGASLPSSASVEASQVQQVNATCSNTHNSRSDVQESCAISTTDTACVPPVRLSTAESCSSVKVLRSTDMVSSAGTPVTSAAEGVKAVTAISTLAVSPLENCWSFSGSSGVGTSDLKNMSSLTRMPSAGNTQTTWTTLQLAGNTVQPLSQTPSGIMTALLNEPVNGAGTVSSAHSRPLTTSISLHASLPGDGQAAEQIVVTVPSCPPVPIQPLISQPQVKAQAAGNILPLNSAMQVIQMAQPVASAVTGAPANQNVIILQPPNPAPCPPIVRAEVPSQNVSQQIVIIQAANQNPLPLLSAQPSSSVRVPMNGPTAVANSSGSMQNASLPQTFGGKHLVHILPRPSSLPSSSSAQTFSVTMSNQQHPQTISLNGQLFALQPVMSSSGASNQAPMQIIQPTTSEDPNTNVALNTFGALANLNQSISQMAGQSCLHLSLSHPTNPATVNNQIATVNCVSLPTSVASSVPAEVSVLTSASNSINASPQKAAAGLPSSAKSKRTNKKPSTKKHQAVNNKVSCPAVPCKDAGKVDCAPVETVAKPSNGEGPPENAPAASQAVTTSQAGGAAAASGVSVSDSPSKEAASSEQAVKTPSAPEPSSAEASASSPLESVVSEQLLLAPPAAKDAAPRQQAQGSQSHPPTASALSESPKPCEPPNTLTSSRKEAQVTHLQVAGTLVAQSNTAGHASKAGVNSESCNIAQDSSVVMQDADLLEGQGLTKMLSDLTKERTAVEKTSSFTVQGEHSNFPMENSKSAESNVDLPEKQELLLMNTESDTLSPHHSCISDQEVVSASLITSRQADSPMSTSSGSSRGFSVASMLPDTTREDLTSSTSTSTCNSCTFSEQTDIVALAARAIFDQESLEKGGGGIQVNTRDIISKSEVAPLEREQQPFKPQSVKENNAGPLEAAPNKFSAHETVQTNVDRQVEKPSCSVGGVETSNTPLQISTSQTPSITSLSVNNLIHQSRIVHPLVSCSSLSQSSEPASVPATVSLSLPSSTYINPSPGPALMSEYAQEQLNAIRASTMQAPQLQESHLKQQNHEGRKDSAKRAVQDDLLLSTAKRQKQCQTAPIRLEGMALMNRAPEGIADQTQMLVSQIPPNSSNSVAPVSNQGHADGLSRLFPPNSNFVAPALRQTEVQCGSQPPLSEQPGQAGQHLQPIQHVPAQGISHLHSNHPYLKQQQAGQLRERHHLYQLQHHVTHGENSVHSQPHSVHQQRTIQQEVQMQKKRNLIQGTQATQLSLQQKHHGSDQTRQKGGQPHPHHQQMQQQMQQHFGASQPEKNCENPATSRNHHNHPQSHINQDIMHQQQQDVGSRQQGSTSEHVSGHNQMQRLMTSRGLEQQMVSQASIVTRPSDMTCTPHRQERNRVSSYSAEALIGKTPSNSEQRIGISLQGPRVSDQLEMRSYLDVSRNKGLAIHNMQGRLSVDHTVGSDVQRLSDCQTFKPSGPNQQPPGNFDVQASRNSEIGNSVSSLRGMQSQAFRIGQNAAPSIERQKRLPYPPVQGIPTGNTLPSRENENTCHQSFMQSLLAPHLGDQVSGSQRSIPEHQRNTQCGASSTIEYNCPPARESVHIRRDGDGQSRESCDMSIGAINTRNSSLTIPFSSSSSSGDIQGRNTSPNISVQKSNPMRMTDSHGTKNHMNTPVSSNMHGVARPTHPHPAVSHGNGEQGQPSVRQPNSSVTQRSRHPLQDNGGSKIRQPERNRSGNQRHGNVFDPSLPHLPLSTSGSMILGRQQSTIEKRGSIVRFMSDGPQVSNDNAAPDQHTLSQNFGFPFIPEGGMNPPINANASFIPPVTQPSATRTPALIPVDPQNTLPSFYPPYSPAHPTLSNDISIPYFPNQMFPNPSTEKPSSGGLNNRFGSILSPPRPVGFAQPSFPLLPDMPPMHMTNTSHLSNFNLTSLFPEIATALPPDGSAMSPLLSIANTSASDSSKQPSNRPAHNISHILGHDCSSAV; encoded by the exons TGGAGAGACATCGAAAGAAGAAGATTAATGCTGGGATAAACAGAATTGGAGAACTCATTCCCTGCTCGCCAGCACTTAAGCAG agcAAGAACATGATCCTGGATCAGGCCTTTAAGTAtataacagaaatgaaaagacagaatGATGAACTTCTGTTAAATGGAGGGAGCAATGAGCAGG ctgaagagataaaaaagcTCCGGAAACAGTTGGACgaactgcaaaaggaaaatgggagATACATCGAGCTACTGAAAGCAAATGATATTTGCCTGTATGATGATCCTACAATCCACTGGAAAGGAAACCTCAAAAATGCCAAAGTCTCGGTTGTTATTCCCAGTGATCAGGTTCAGAAGAACATCATTGTCTATTCAAATGGGACTCAACCCAATGGAAATAACCAGGGAGCATCTGTGCAGGGAATAACGTTTAATGTTGGTCATAAtttacaaaagcaaacagcCAATGTTGTGCCAGTTCAGAGAACTTGCAACCTAGTGACTCCTGTGACAATTGCTAGCATTTATCCCACAGAAAATAAGCCATGGACGCAACCTACAGTTTCTCCGCTGGTATCCGCTCAgacagctccagcagggaaTGTTCCTGAGCTCTCCACCCCGGAGAGCGAGCGAGGTGTGCCCGccgctgctcctgccagctcaCAGAGCACACCTCAACCTGCAACAGAACAGGAACTGCAGTGTTCTTCAAGTAATGCACCACAGAATGAgcaaaatccccccaaaagtAAAAATGATGAGGAGGGCACTAAATCAACAAAGAGAACACTCCCGCAGGGAGCTAGCCTTCCTTCCAGTGCCTCCGTGGAAGCCTCCCAAGTTCAACAGGTGAATGCAACTTGCTCAAATACACACAATTCCAGGAGTGACGTCCAGGAGAGCTGTGCTATTTCAACCACAGACACAGCTTGTGTGCCACCTGTGAGACTGTCTactgcagagagctgctcttCTGTAAAGGTCCTCAGAAGTACGGACATggtcagcagtgctgggacGCCTGTGACGTCTGCAGCAGAAGGAGTTAAGGCTGTGACAGCAATAAGCACTCTGGCTGTCAGTCCCCTGGAAAACTGCTGGTCTTTTTCAGGCTCTTCAGGTGTTGGCACTTCAGACTTGAAAAACATGAGTAGCCTTACCCGGATGCCTTCAGCTGGGAACACACAGACCACGTGGACAACTTTGCAGCTGGCAGGAAACACTGTTCAGCCGCTGAGCCAAACGCCATCCGGGATAATGACTGCCCTCCTCAACGAGCCAGTCAATGGTGCTGGGACTGTGTCTTCTGCCCACAGCAGGCCTTTGACTACAAGTATCAGTTTGCATGCTTCTCTGCCTGGGGATGGCCAGGCAGCTGAACAGATTGTAGTTACCGTGCCCTCGTGCCCACCCGTACCTATACAGCCTTTAATCAGCCAGCCACAGGTTAAAGCTCAGGCTGCAGGAAATATCCTTCCATTAAACTCAGCTATGCAGGTGATTCAGATGGCTCAGCCAGTCGCCTCAGCTGTGACAGGAGCACCAGCTAACCAGAATGTCATCATTCTCCAGCCTCCAAACCCTGCTCCGTGCCCGCCCATTGTGAGAGCCGAAGTTCCCAGCCAAAATGTTAGTCAGCAAATTGTAATTATACAAGCTGCAAATCAGAAtcctcttcccctcctgtcTGCTCAGCCTTCTTCTTCTGTAAGAGTTCCCATGAACGGGCCGACTGCAGTCGCCAACTCCAGTGGCTCCATGCAAAATGCCTCTCTTCCACAGACTTTTGGAGGGAAACACCTTGTCCATATATTACCAAGGCCATCTTCTTTGCCATCTTCTAGCTCTGCGCAGACATTTTCAGTGACAATGTCCAATCAACAGCATCCTCAGACTATCTCATTAAATGGGCAGCTTTTCGCATTGCAGCCTGTGATGTCTTCATCCGGAGCTTCAAACCAAGCCCCTATGCAAATTATTCAGCCCACCACCAGCGAGGATCCAAATACCAATGTTGCCCTCAATACATTTGGTGCTTTAGCTAACCTCAATCAAAGCATATCGCAAatggctgggcagagctgcttgcACTTGTCTCTCAGCCACCCCACCAATCCTGCAACTGTCAATAACCAGATTGCCACAGTCAACTGTGTGTCATTGCCAACTTCTGTGGCATCTTCAGTGCCTGCAGAGGTTTCGGTATTAACCAGCGCATCTAATTCCATAAATGCTTCTCCGCAAAAAGCGGCTGCTGGCTTGCCATCCAGTGCAAAATCAAAAAggacaaacaaaaagccaagcACAAAGAAACACCAAGCAGTCAATAATAAAGTGTCTTGCCCAGCAGTTCCTTGCAAAGATGCAGGGAAGGTGGACTGTGCTCCTGTGGAAACGGTGGCAAAGCCTTCAAATGGCGAAGGGCCGCCAGAAAACGCCCCGGCAGCATCACAGGCTGTAACCACATCGCAGGCGGGCGGCGCGGCTGCAGCGAGCGGCGTCAGCGTTTCTGACTCTCCTTCCAAAGAGGCTGCGAGCTCTGAACAGGCAGTGAAAACCCCCTCTGCTCCCGAGCCGAGCTCAGCAGAGGCATCTGCTTCCTCACCGCTGGAGTCTGTGGtgtcagagcagctgctgctcgcTCCACCAGCGGCCAAAGATGCTGCTCCTCGCCAGCAGGCCCAGGGATCTCAGAGCCACCCGCCAACTGCCTCTGCCTTGTCGGAGTCTCCCAAACCCTGTGAACCTCCAAACACCTTAACATCCTCTCGTAAAGAAGCACAGGTGACACATTTGCAGGTTGCTGGGACTTTGGTAGCACAGAGCAACACAGCAGGTCACGCTTCCAAGGCAGGAGTGAATTCGGAGTCCTGCAACATTGCACAGGATTCCTCAGTGGTAATGCAAGATGCAGACTTGTTGGAAGGACAGGGTCTAACCAAAATGCTGTCTGATCtcacaaaagaaagaacagctgtggaaaaaaccTCTTCGTTTACTGTTCAGGGGGAGCATTCTAATTTTCCTATGGAAAACTCTAAATCAGCAGAATCAAATGTTGATTTGCCTGAGAAGCAGGAACTCTTGCTGATGAACACAGAAAGTGACACTCTCTCCCCGCATCACTCCTGCATCTCTGATCAGGAAGTAGTCAGTGCTTCCCTTATCACTAGCAGGCAGGCAGACTCCCCGATGTCaaccagctctggcagcagtcGAGGCTTCTCAGTTGCATCTATGCTGCCAGACACCACCAGAGAAGATCTCACAAGCAGCACCTCAACCAGTACCTGTAACAGCTGCACATTTTCAGAACAGACTGACATAGTAGCTCTTGCAGCGAGAGCTATTTTTGACCAGGAAAGCCTTGAGAAAGGTGGAGGGGGAATACAGGTTAACACAAGGGATATCATCTCTAAGTCTGAGGTTGCACCTTTGGAGAGAGAGCAACAGCCTTTTAAACCTCagtcagtgaaagaaaacaacgCAGGGCCGCTGGAAGCAGCACCGAACAAATTCAGTGCTCATGAAACAGTACAGACAAATGTCGACAGGCAGGTTGAGAAGCCAAGCTGCTCTGTAGGAGGTGTGGAAACATCAAACACTCCTTTGCAGATTTCCACTTCCCAGACACCCAGCATAACCAGTCTAAGCGTGAATAATCTGATACACCAGAGCCGCATTGTCCATCCCCTGGTGAGTTGCTCGAGTTTATCCCAGTCTTCAGAGCCTGCAAGTGTCCCTGCAACTGTGAGCCTCTCCCTTCCATCTAGCACATACATCAATCCATCTCCGGGACCTGCTCTGATGAGTGAATATGCTCAGGAGCAACTGAATGCTATCAGGGCAAGCACCATGCAggctccccagctgcaggaatCACACTTAAAGCAGCAAAACCACGAAGGTCGCAAAGACTCTGCCAAGAGGGCCGTTCAGGATGACCTTCTGCTTTCTACAGCAAAGAGGCAAAAGCAGTGCCAGACAGCACCCATAAGGCTTGAGGGGATGGCGCTGATGAACCGAGCACCAGAGGGTATTGCTGATCAAACACAGATGCTAGTCAGTCAGATTCCTCCTAATTCATCCAATTCAGTGGCACCAGTGAGCAATCAAGGGCATGCTGATGGCCTCAGTAGGTTATTCCCACCCAACAGCAATTTCGTAGCGCCAGCTTTGAGACAAACTGAAGTTCAGTGTGGTTCTCAGCCACCACTTTCagagcagccaggccaggcagggcagcactTGCAGCCAATTCAAcatgtccctgcccaaggcatCTCTCACCTTCACAGTAATCACCCGTacttgaagcagcagcaggctgggcagCTAAGAGAGAGGCACCACTTGTACCAGCTGCAGCACCACGTCACTCATGGGGAGAACTCCGTCCACTCTCAACCCCACAGTGTCCACCAACAGCGAACGATACAGCAGGAGGTGCAGATGCAAAAGAAACGGAATCTCATCCAGGGAACACAAGCCACACAGCTTTCTCTACAGCAAAAACACCATGGAAGTGATCAAACACGGCAGAAAGGTGGTCAGCCCCATCCTCACCACCAACAAATGCAACAGCAGATGCAGCAACACTTTGGAGCTTCCCAGCCTGAAAAGAACTGTGAAAATCCTGCAACAAGCAGAAACCACCATAACCACCCTCAGAGCCATATCAATCAGGATATTATGCATCAACAGCAACAGGATGTTGGCAGCAGACAGCAAGGTTCCACTTCAGAACATGTGTCGGGGCACAATCAGATGCAAAGACTTATGACCTCGAGGGGCTTAGAGCAGCAAATGGTGTCCCAGGCCAGCATTGTAACCAGACCATCAGATATGACATGCACCCCTCACaggcaggaaagaaacagaGTTTCCAGCTACTCTGCTGAGGCCCTCATTGGGAAGACACCCTCTAATTCGGAGCAGAGAATAGGAATATCTCTTCAAGGCCCTAGGGTTTCTGACCAGCTTGAAATGAGAAGCTATCTTGATGTTTCTAGAAATAAAGGGTTGGCGATTCATAATATGCAGGGCCGCTTGTCAGTTGACCACACAGTTGGCTCGGATGTGCAGCGTCTTTCTGACTGCCAAACATTTAAGCCCTCTGGACCCAATCAGCAACCGCCGGGCAATTTTGATGTACAGGCTTCAAGAAACAGTGAAATTGGCAATTCTGTGTCATCCCTCCGGGGCATGCAGTCACAAGCATTCCGAATTGGTCAGAATGCTGCACCATCCATAGAGAGACAGAAGAGACTGCCCTACCCGCCAGTACAGGGTATTCCAACGGGGAATACCCTGCCATCAAGGGAGAATGAAAACACATGCCACCAAAGTTTCATGCAGAGCTTGCTCGCCCCTCACCTTGGAGATCAAGTCAGTGGAAGCCAAAGATCAATCCCAGAACATCAAAGGAACACGCAGTGCGGTGCCTCCTCCACAATTGAGTACAACTGTCCCCCAGCACGAGAGAGTGTCCACATCCGAAGGGATGGTGAtggccagagcagggaaagctgtgacATGTCCATTGGGGCAATTAACACAAGGAACAGCTCATTGACTATTCCTTTTTCGAGTTCTTCTTCCTCAGGAGACATTCAGGGTCGCAATACAAGCCCAAACATCTCTGTGCAGAAGTCCAACCCCATGAGGATGACAGACAGTCATGGAACTAAGAACCACATGAACACACCCGTTTCCAGCAATATGCATGGAGTTGCGAGGCCAACTCACCCTCACCCTGCAGTTTCTCACGGAAATGGCGAGCAAGGGCAGCCTTCTGTTCGTCAGCCAAATTCTTCGGTCACTCAGCGCTCAAGGCATCCTCTGCAAGACAATGGAGGTTCTAAAATACGTCAGCCCGAAAGGAATCGATCCGGCAATCAGAGACACGGAAATGTCTTTGACCCTAGTCTTCCCCATCTTCCTCTGTCCACCAGTGGCAGCATGATCCTTGGGCGCCAACAGTCCACGAtagaaaaaagaggaagcatTGTCCGATTTATGTCTGATGGCCCTCAAGTGTCCAACGACAACGCAGCCCCTGACCAACATACTCTCTCCCAGAATTTTGGATTCCCTTTTATTCCGGAGGGTGGCATGAATCCACCAATAAATGCTAACGCTTCTTTCATCCCACCAGTCACTCAGCCTAGTGCCACTCGGACACCAGCTCTAATCCCAGTTGATCCTCAAAATACACTGCCATCCTTCTATCCACCTTACTCTCCTGCCCACCCTACCCTCTCCAATGACATTTCTATCCCTTACTTTCCCAATCAAATGTTTCCGAACCCAAGCACGGAGAAGCCGAGCAGTGGAGGTTTAAACAATCGATTTGGATCCATTCTGTCTCCTCCCAGGCCTGTTGGTTTTGCTCAGCCgagttttcctttgcttccagaTATGCCACCAATGCACATGACCAACACATCGCACTTATCCAATTTTAACTTAACTTCTTTGTTTCCAGAAATAGCCACAGCTCTTCCTCCAGATGGCTCAGCGATGTCACCTTTGCTTTCTATTGCAAACACATCTGCTTCAGATTCTTCCAAGCAGCCCTCAAACCGCCCTGCCCACAATATAAGCCATATTTTAGGTCACGACTGCAGCTCCGCTGTATGA